gtatttgagccattatgcattgcataaaaaatattttgcatatatgaaaggcattgaacttacgggtttttacgccgcgccagaggttgccacagtagtatatgcaagtatttgagccattatgcattgcataacccatgttttgcatatataaaaggcattgaacttacgggtttttacgccgcgccagaggttgccacagtattatATGCAAAAATGGGATTCAATTTGCAATGCACagcccaattcacatatgaagcagttggcatgaaacttacgggttcttacgccgcgccagtggttgccttcCACCCATATGTGATTGAACATTGATACCCCTGAGGGCATCTTGTGGCAAGAGGAGGGGTGCTCGACGGGCCCAGCAGCCGCTGTAGTCTCTCCATCGCGCAGAGATGCTTCCACAACTTAATCCAGGAGTGAATTCCATCACAAAACTGAGCAGCCTCTTCGTCCCAACTTCGAAGAGGTCCTCCTGTGTTCTTCCTTCAGCAGGCAAACTACGTCTTCCTAAAAGTGCCTGGTTCTTAAGTGACGTAGTTGCCCTTGTAGAGATTTCTTACCATTGCAGCATCTCGCTCCAGTCTTCGAAGGTTAGCTGCAGATTCTATCCTCAGCCTCTGATGTATTTGGTCTCTATTTAGAGGCTTAGTAACTGAAGGAAGTTTAACCGGGGCTTTTGAGTGTCTCCTGTTGGCAGTTGAAAGTCGTTGTGACGCTCTGATCTGGTGAATCCCTTCTTCGATGTCGTCCATTTGTCTGTAGAGGGCTTTGCAGTTGACCTTGGGCTTCCTCAGACATCGAGGTTTATCCTGGGACCTTTCCTTTCCAACTTTCTTCTCTGTTCCAGGCTGTTTTTTCGGCGCCATTTTGGTCACAGTCTTCTCTTTATAGAAGGTGTCCTTTACCTTGCTAATCATATCAAGCCCTTTCATATCCAAGGATCTGATTTTCGTATCCTGGGCCAAGGCCTCTTCTTGGAGTTTTTCAAGTTCCAAGATGGCCTCCATCTTTTCAAACTCCATCGTCTCTAGTTCCTCCTTCATCTCAGCAAGCTTGAATTCCAGCTGGACTGTCCTCCTCGTCATTTCATTGATTTTCCCATTGGCCCTTTGGGCTACAATACTTTCGGTCCCTTTCATCGAGCTGAGGACCTCCTTTTGCTTCAGAGAGAGCTCATTTTCAAGGTGCAGGATCTCTCTGTCCCTCTGGAGGTTGTGTGCTTTAACatcctccaactccctctttttgtCAGCTAATTCTTTCCTGCATAGTTCGATCTGCTTCAAATTTTCTTGGGCCAACTTTTTCTCAACGGTGAGGACTTCCAATTGATCCTCCAAACAGTTTATCTGGAAGCTCTGGTCCTCTGTTTCCTTCTGCAGACTTTCAATGCTAATCTGCTTCTTCCTGTTCTCTTCTCTCAATTTCTTCAGGTCTTCATTTTTCTTGCCTAGTTCATTTTTCAATTCTAATCTACTGTTTTCCTTCTGCTGCAGATCTCGACGCAACGTCTCCTTTTCCATGTCGAGAACTGCGACCGTGTTTTCCAAAATGATGAGGGAGGAGTTTTTgtcctcattctctcttctaAGCTTCTCTGTCTCCTGCGCCTTGAGAGCTATCTCTCTTTTGAGCTCTTCTATTTCGGCTGGCATTGAGAGGAGTTGCCTATCCTTCTCATGATTGAGTCGTTCCAGGTCTGTAATATTTTGTTCCAGCTTTGTTCCTTCTTCAGTCAGGCCCTCTACCTTTTTCCTTAGTTCGTCTACTATTCGAACTTTCTCTTCGAGGTCTTTCTCAAGCGTCGAGATTATTTCATTTATCTGGATTGCTCCCTGGGTCTTCTGGCTGGGCAAATGCGGTGTCTCTATACAAGCTGAACTAGAGACATCTTCAGAAACCGAAATTTCGTCTTCTTCACAGTCTTGCTCATCGTCATTCATATCGACTTGCATATCGTCATTCATATCGTCTTGCACATCGTCATTCATATCGTCGTCCATACCATTATCCAATTGTTTGTCCTCTTCAGTTATGGCCAGCGACGGACAGTTGTCCAGAGCCATAAAATCAGTGAAGAAACGGACAATGCCCATGCAGAATCCAAGAAGTATGAATACTTCAATGGACAGCACAACAAGATTGATATAGACAGCTTTCTCGCGGTGGAATCCAGCCGCGAAGGCAAAGCACTGGGTAAGCACGAACGATAACAAACTTAGAAACATCTTAGCTTGATGCAGATCAACTCCCTTTGCTTTAACCCTCGATTTCAAAACCGACACAGGCGAGTGACGCCTCAGGATTCCCAGGAGCCATTGTGGTCTCCGCCGAAGCTGCTTCTGTCCCCTGTCTTCGGAGAAGCTTCAGGATTCCCTGGAGAGCTGTTTACGTCTAGTGAGAGGGAATATTCAGAACAATTAGAGTTCCGGAATCCTGACACAGTCACTGGACATAACCAACTCTCCAGGGAATCCTCAAGAATCCCCCGATGAAAGGAGACAGAAGCAGCTTCGGCGAAGACCACAATATCATCAGAGTCAACAGAgaaacacatagagagagagagagagagagagagagagagagagagagagagagaaacaactcgGGGGACTAAAATAGAACAAGATTCATCCCTGCATACAGTTTGGAATCATAACATTGGACAAGGGCTTAGGGTGTAAGAGGggaggtggtgggggtgggggtttgggggcaGGAGAGGAATGTGTATAATGCTCCCACATGCATATCCCCCGAGCAGAAAATTTCGCTTATTGCCCCCGAGTATCATTTTCCGAGTGATATACGAATACTATCCCTTTTCATTCTTCCATTGTGGCGAGGAATTGTGAGCGCTTGTTTGATTCAATACTAAGTTTTATAGGTCCTGCCATGATGTATCCTGCGCGTTAAATCTCGCGCGCTTGAGAATAAAAGCAACAGCTGATGGGATAGTGCTACGTAACATTTCACTGCGAGGTCGTTTTTGAACGTGCATGTTTGCTGCTTTGTTGTGCCCCTAAATCGGACGGTTTTGTTTGTGAGAAATGGTACAAACAAAACGAAGAGTCTCCTGCAATCTGTGGTTATGTTTCAGTTACGAGTTCAGGAGAAATTCCACTAAGTGACGAGTCTCTTGTAATCTGTGGTTATGTTTCTGTTACGTGTTCAGGAGAGAAGTTCCACAAACAATATGATGAATTTCTTGTAATCTGTGATTATATTTGAATTACGTGTTCAGGAGAAATTTCACAAACAATATGATGAATTTCTTGTAATCTGTGGTTATGTTTCAGTTACGTGTTCAGGAGAAATTCCACATACAAAGTGATGAGTCTCTTGTAATCTGTGGTTATGTTTCAGTTACGTGTTCAAGAGAGAAGTTCCACAAACAATAAGATGAATTTCTTGTAATCTGTGATTATATTTGAGTGTGTATTCAGGGGAAATTCCACAAACAAAGTGATGGTTCTTTTACATGTGGTTAAGTTTCAGTTACTAGCTCAGGAGAAATTCCACAAACAATATGGTGAATTTCTTGTAATCTGTGGTTGTGTTTGAATTTCTTATTCTGGAGCTGAGTGCCATCTCTTGTGTCCCATTAATAAGAGAACAAAATGATGAATATTCTGTAATTTGTGGTTATATTGGAATAATATAATCACGAGTTAATGACtgagaaaaaaagttaataattaaATTGTAAACTAGTTATGCAAACATCGTGCAATATTAcgccattttccaaaatgaaaaattataaaataagtaCTTAACAAAATTAACTCCTATTTTGCATAATCCTTTCCTTTTAAAGGAAACATGAATATCACTGTAATTATCATTTTTTGCTACTTGAGAATGTACACTATGACTTTCGAAATTGTGAAAAATGTTACAATGATATGAATGATTTTACAATCTTTATCTTATTGAAATTGACAATACGAAATGAAGAACGATTACTTccatataatactaataaattataaataaaataattattcgaCACGATTTTATCTGAACCAAAATAACACAGCTTACACTGCACAAAGCATATCTCTGATCCATCGCAAATCTCAAACTTAATATCACATTCATCAATCTCAAAACCTTTGcaaaagcgttggttgaatgaccGTAGCACGGAATGCAATTACGCACgactctctctcctcgttttctTCTCTATCAATACATAAGTTGGAAATCCATTACAAATGCGCGACCGACAAcaactcctcttctctctctcctcctcctctccttttctccttctctctctctctcctctcatcgctctctctctctcaacaataacTGGCTATCTGTTCCAGTAAATTACACAAGCGAGACAAGTTTGTCACAATGCTCGACGACaacatctctctgtctctctctctctctctgtctctctctctctcttcccaattcttgtaatcacccccATCATTCCAAATGAAAGAGCCTCGAGTTAGACGAAGCTATAAAACATCTTTAATTCCACCTTTGTCGCCGGGTATTCGGGGCGTCGACAATGACAAAAGTGACTCCAGGTCTCGTGTGGGTAAATGGCTATACAAACCTTTTCCCTGGGTGATATTTCTCACGCGGAATAAACGGTACAGTGTTCATATTTCTCTTGGTTGAGCTTTGGCTAGGAACGAAATGAAAGGTGGAGAAGAGATTGGATTATACGAAAACAAATGTATATACGTAAAATGTAGGAGTCGATTTGCTAATGCCCTTTGTTTGTaaggtgtgtgtatgtttggCTATGAATATCGTCCGATGCATAAATGATGATCTTTTTCAGTATATTGCACGAGTGACCCACttacattacctctctctctctctctctctctctctctctctctctctctctctctctctctctcatacataaatgaagatctctttaagcaactaatccttgtaactccttgtaagccaagttttaatatataatgttggGCAACAGCTTTAATGTTGTGAAAGGTTTAATGTTGTAAAATAGACACATCGCCCCCTTTTGCAAGTATTTTGTTAATTCAGTATCATGTGAAATAGATACCCTCCTTTTCTAAGCAGATTTGTGAAAAAGGTTTCATGTTGTGAAATAGACAAACCCCTTTTATAAGGACGTTTGTGAATATATAATGCAGTGAAGCAGACTTCCCTTTCGTTAGTGTGTTTGTGAATTTGGTTTCATGTTGGGAAATTGACACCCCTATTGTAATTATGCTTGTGAATTAGGTTTTAAAAATACACTCCACTTTTGTAAGTACGTTTGTGAATTAGGTTTCATGTTGTGAAAAACACCCTCGCCCCATTTTGGTATATCAGTAGACCTGTACAAATCCAACATTGGTCTTAGTCTTTTGCTGGTGCGAAGTTTTCTTCTTCTCAAATCTTAACTGTCTTCGTTTTCATGTCTCTTCTCGCCATTTGGTCATTCTGTCCTAACAGGGACGTTCTCTCCACCAACATAGCTGTCAACTTTCCTCTCTTCCAACATGGCTGTCTACTTTCTCTCCACATACACGGCTGTCATTTTCCTCTTCAAACATGGCTGTCAACTTTCCTCTCTTCCAACATGGCTGTCAACTCTTTCTCCACATACACGGCTGTCATTTCTCTCCTCCAACATGGACGTCAACTTCATCTCCTTTTCCAGTTGTGCGATTTTTTGCTAAAGAAAGAACAGACCAGTTCCATTACAGCGTATAAATGATAATTGATTGATGGTCAGTCTATTCAGGAATGGGATGTCTCGACTTAATATAAATGCTCTAAAGTACACATTTTTGTCAGTGGGAAATTTAAGTGTGGAGCAACACCACTGGCATTAAATGAGGGTGCAGACAAAGCTTGCAAAACTCTATAAGAGCTGTAGGTGCTTAGTTTTTCAAGCACAATTGAATCATGCTGTTCATAATGTAACGTTTTAGCTTAAGTCATTTTGTATGATATTTGATTTAGCCCTATGTCTAACCCATGGGTATTATTAGATAAATACACCTTGACTCAGTCcccatttgtataaatatatttaaaggagACTTTATTTGAAGGATATTTGATTGTAACCCCAGCTATAAACATTAAAGAAATGTTTAGGCTTGGTTTCATGAGTAGCCAGGAttttgaaattaatgtttttaaagaaaactgttttTGGATGGCTCTGACACATCCAAGGATTTT
The nucleotide sequence above comes from Macrobrachium nipponense isolate FS-2020 chromosome 37, ASM1510439v2, whole genome shotgun sequence. Encoded proteins:
- the LOC135209393 gene encoding golgin subfamily A member 6-like protein 1 is translated as MFLSLLSFVLTQCFAFAAGFHREKAVYINLVVLSIEVFILLGFCMGIVRFFTDFMALDNCPSLAITEEDKQLDNGMDDDMNDDVQDDMNDDMQVDMNDDEQDCEEDEISVSEDVSSSACIETPHLPSQKTQGAIQINEIISTLEKDLEEKVRIVDELRKKVEGLTEEGTKLEQNITDLERLNHEKDRQLLSMPAEIEELKREIALKAQETEKLRRENEDKNSSLIILENTVAVLDMEKETLRRDLQQKENSRLELKNELGKKNEDLKKLREENRKKQISIESLQKETEDQSFQINCLEDQLEVLTVEKKLAQENLKQIELCRKELADKKRELEDVKAHNLQRDREILHLENELSLKQKEVLSSMKGTESIVAQRANGKINEMTRRTVQLEFKLAEMKEELETMEFEKMEAILELEKLQEEALAQDTKIRSLDMKGLDMISKVKDTFYKEKTVTKMAPKKQPGTEKKVGKERSQDKPRCLRKPKVNCKALYRQMDDIEEGIHQIRASQRLSTANRRHSKAPVKLPSVTKPLNRDQIHQRLRIESAANLRRLERDAAMVRNLYKGNYVT